One genomic segment of Lampris incognitus isolate fLamInc1 chromosome 2, fLamInc1.hap2, whole genome shotgun sequence includes these proteins:
- the slc6a17 gene encoding sodium-dependent neutral amino acid transporter SLC6A17 yields the protein MPKNSKVTQREHSNEPVTESVADLLALEQPMDYKSSQMSMGLSPGAIASGKGLLPSPDPDAEDGRPAWNNKLEYILAQVGFSVGLGNVWRFPYLCQKNGGGAYLVPYFILLILIGIPLFFLELAVGQRIRRGSIGVWNYVYPRLGGIGVSSLMVCGFVGLYYNVIIGWSIFYFFQSFQYPLPWAECPIRKNGTQAIVEPECEKSSATTYFWYRQTLNITSSIDDTGGLNWRMTLSLLGAWIIVCLAVIKGIQSSGKVMYFSSLFPYVVLLCFLVRGLLLRGAVDGIAHMFTPKLEKMLEPQVWREAATQVFFALGLGFGGVIAFSSYNKRDNNCHFDAALVSVINFVTSILATLVVFAVLGFKANIMNEKCVVENAEKILGFLNTGVLSRELIPSHINFSRLSSQDYAEMYGVIKTVKEDSFTQLGLDACVLEDELNKAVQGTGLAFIAFTEAMTHFPASPFWSVMFFFMLINLGLGSMIGTMTGITTPILDAFKIRKEILCVACCIIAFLLGLLFVQRSGNYFVTMFDDYSAGLPLTVVVILENISVAWIYGTKRFMQDLEDMLGFRPYSFYFYMWKYVSPAILVVLIIATVIEMAISPAGYNAWVEQEGSERFLSYPPWALGMAYALIVAAMLPLPIVFLVRHFNLMSDGSNKLSVSYRKGMMKDISNLEEQDEQRFILGKNPSETPSPMPPHRAYLGPGGTQEMTNTNYGTSTKTGYQNIGSPESEL from the exons ATGCCGAAGAACAGCAAAGTGACCCAGCGGGAGCACAGCAATGAGCCAGTCACTGAGTCAGTGGCTGACCTGCTGGCCCTGGAGCAGCCCATGGACTATAAGAGCAGTCAGATGAGCATGGGCCTCAGTCCTGGGGCCATTGCTTCAGGGAAAGGCCTGCTACCTTCTCCTGACCCAGATGCAGAGGATGGCCGGCCAGCGTGGAACAACAAACTTGAGTACATCCTGGCCCAGGTGGGCTTCTCTGTGGGCCTGGGCAACGTCTGGAGGTTTCCCTACCTGTGTCAGAAGAATGGTGGAG GTGCATACTTGGTGCCCTACTTCATTCTCCTCATTCTTATCGGCATCCCTTTGTTCTTCCTGGAGCTGGCAGTGGGTCAGAGGATCAGGCGAGGCAGCATTGGGGTGTGGAACTATGTTTACCCACGGTTAGGAGGCATCGGGGTTTCCAGTCTGATG GTGTGTGGTTTCGTGGGCCTCTATTATAACGTGATTATCGGCTGGAGTATCTTCTATTTTTTCCAGTCCTTCCAGTACCCACTGCCTTGGGCTGAATGCCCCATCCGGAAAAATGGAACCCAAGCCA TTGTGGAGCCGGAGTGTGAAAAGAGCTCGGCCACCACCTACTTCTGGTATCGCCAGACTCTCAACATCACCAGTAGCATCGATGACACCGGCGGGTTAAACTGGAGGATGACACTGTCCCTGCTGGGGGCCTGGATCATTGTCTGCCTTGCTGTCATCAAGGGCATCCAATCCTCTGGGAAG g tgatgTACTTTAGTTCTCTCTTCCCATATGTGGTGCTCCTCTGTTTCCTGGTGAGAGGCCTGCTGCTGAGGGGGGCAGTGGACGGCATTGCTCACATGTTCACCCCAAA a ctggagaagatgttggagCCCCAGGTGTGGAGGGAGGCAGCCACTCAGGTCTTCTTCGCCCTGGGCCTTGGTTTTGGAGGCGTCATTGCTTTCTCCAGCTACAATAAGCGAGACAACAACTGTCACTTTGATGCGGCACTGGTTTCTGTCATCAACTTTGTCACCTCCATCCTGGCCACACTGGTGGTGTTTGCTGTGCTGGGCTTCAAGGCAAACATCATGAATGAGAAGTGTGTTGTTGA GAATGCGGAGAAGATCCTGGGCTTCCTGAACACCGGCGTGTTGAGCAGGGAGCTCATTCCTTCTCACATCAACTTCTCCCGCCTGTCCTCCCAGGACTACGCCGAGATGTACGGCGTGATCAAGACAGTGAAGGAGGACAGCTTCACCCAGTTGGGCCTGGATGCTTGCGTCCTGGAGGATGAGCTCAACAAG GCGGTGCAGGGCACAGGCTTGGCCTTCATCGCCTTTACAGAGGCCATGACCCATTTCCCTGCCAGCCCCTTCTGGTCGGTCATGTTCTTCTTCATGTTGATCAATCTGGGCCTGGGCAGCATGATTGGCACCATGACCGGGATCACCACACCCATACTGGACGCCTTCAAGATCCGCAAGGAGATACTGTGTG TGGCATGCTGCATCATAGCCTTCCTGTTAGGCCTGCTGTTTGTGCAGCGCTCGGGGAATTACTTTGTCACCATGTTCGATGACTACTCTGCTGGTCTGCCTCTCACTGTGGTGGTGATCTTGGAAAACATCTCTGTAGCCTGGATCTATGGCACTAAGAG ATTTATGCAGGACCTCGAGGACATGCTGGGTTTCAGGCCCTACAGCTTCTATTTCTACATGTGGAAGTATGTGTCCCCCGCCATCCTGGTGGTGCTCATCATTGCCACTGTTATTGAGATGGCCATCAGTCCGGCAGGCTACAACGCCTGGGTGGAGCAGGAG ggctcTGAGCGCTTCCTGAGTTACCCTCCCTGGGCACTGGGCATGGCCTATGCCCTTATCGTTGCGGCCATGCTGCCTCTGCCCATCGTCTTCCTCGTCCGCCACTTCAACCTGATGTCAGACGGCTCCAACAAGCTGTCTGTCTCCTACCGTAAAGGCATGATGAAGGACATATCCAACCTCGAGGAGCAGGATGAGCAACGCTTCATCCTTGGCAAGAACCCCAGCGAGACGCCCTCCCCCATGCCCCCTCACCGGGCTTACCTGGGCCCTGGGGGAACCCAGGAGATGACCAACACCAACTACGGTACAAGCACCAAGACAGGCTACCAGAACATCGGCTCGCCCGAGTCTGAGCTATGA